From the Streptomyces pluripotens genome, one window contains:
- the rpsS gene encoding 30S ribosomal protein S19, which translates to MPRSLKKGPFVDDHLMKKVDSQNEAGTKNVIKTWSRRSMIVPAMLGHTIAVHNGKTHIPVFVTESMVGHKLGEFSPTRTFRGHVKEDRKSKRR; encoded by the coding sequence ATGCCTCGTAGCTTGAAGAAGGGGCCCTTCGTCGACGACCACCTGATGAAGAAGGTGGACTCGCAGAACGAAGCCGGCACCAAGAACGTCATCAAGACCTGGTCCCGTCGCTCGATGATCGTCCCGGCCATGCTCGGCCACACGATCGCGGTGCACAACGGCAAGACCCACATCCCGGTGTTCGTCACCGAGTCGATGGTCGGCCACAAGCTCGGCGAGTTCTCGCCGACCCGCACCTTCCGGGGCCATGTCAAGGAAGACCGGAAGTCGAAGCGCCGCTAA
- the rplB gene encoding 50S ribosomal protein L2 — protein sequence MGIRKYKPTTPGRRGASVADFVEVTRSTPEKSLVRPLHSKGGRNNTGRVTVRHQGGGHKRAYRVIDFRRHDKDGVPAKVAHIEYDPNRTARIALLHYVDGEKRYILAPRGLNQGDRVENGPGADIKPGNNLALRNIPVGTTLHAIELRPGGGAKFARSAGASVQLLAKEGSMAHLRMPSGEIRLVDVRCRATVGEVGNAEQSNINWGKAGRKRWLGVRPTVRGVVMNPVDHPHGGGEGRTSGGRHPVSPWGKKEGRTRSPKKASNKYIVRRRKTNKKR from the coding sequence ATGGGTATCCGCAAGTACAAGCCGACGACTCCTGGCCGTCGTGGCGCCAGCGTCGCCGACTTCGTCGAGGTCACGCGGTCCACGCCGGAGAAGTCGCTGGTCCGTCCCCTGCACAGCAAGGGCGGCCGTAACAACACCGGTCGTGTGACCGTTCGCCACCAGGGTGGCGGACACAAGCGCGCCTACCGCGTGATCGACTTCCGTCGTCACGACAAGGACGGCGTGCCGGCGAAGGTCGCGCACATCGAGTACGACCCCAACCGCACCGCGCGCATCGCGCTCCTGCACTACGTGGACGGCGAGAAGCGCTACATCCTCGCGCCGCGTGGCCTGAACCAGGGCGACCGCGTCGAGAACGGTCCCGGGGCCGACATCAAGCCGGGCAACAACCTCGCCCTGCGCAACATCCCGGTCGGTACCACCCTGCACGCCATCGAGCTGCGTCCGGGCGGCGGCGCCAAGTTCGCCCGCTCGGCCGGTGCCTCCGTGCAGCTGCTCGCGAAGGAGGGCTCCATGGCCCACCTGCGCATGCCGTCCGGTGAAATCCGCCTGGTCGACGTCCGCTGCCGCGCCACCGTCGGTGAGGTCGGCAACGCCGAGCAGAGCAACATCAACTGGGGCAAGGCGGGCCGCAAGCGGTGGCTGGGCGTTCGCCCGACCGTCCGTGGTGTGGTCATGAACCCGGTCGACCACCCGCACGGTGGTGGTGAGGGCCGGACCTCCGGTGGCCGCCACCCCGTGTCCCCGTGGGGCAAGAAGGAAGGCCGTACTCGTTCGCCCAAGAAGGCGTCGAACAAGTACATCGTCCGCCGCCGCAAGACGAACAAGAAGCGCTAA
- the rplW gene encoding 50S ribosomal protein L23, whose amino-acid sequence MAIRHPAIASKAAKAAKAARVAKARRHAAEGKNTVETPLSKAYTDPRDVLLKPVVSEKSYALLDENKYTFVVDPRANKTQIKEAVQAVFDVKVTGVNTINRQGKRKRTRTGFGQRAATKRAIVTLAEGDRIDIFGGPTA is encoded by the coding sequence ATGGCTATCCGTCACCCCGCTATCGCCTCGAAGGCCGCCAAGGCCGCCAAGGCCGCGCGCGTCGCCAAGGCGCGTCGCCACGCTGCCGAGGGCAAGAACACCGTCGAGACCCCGCTGAGCAAGGCGTACACGGACCCCCGTGACGTCCTGCTGAAGCCGGTGGTCTCCGAGAAGAGCTACGCGCTCCTCGACGAGAACAAGTACACGTTCGTCGTGGACCCGCGTGCCAACAAGACCCAGATCAAGGAGGCCGTCCAGGCGGTCTTCGACGTCAAGGTCACCGGGGTCAACACGATCAACCGTCAGGGCAAGCGCAAGCGGACCCGCACCGGTTTCGGCCAGCGTGCCGCGACCAAGCGCGCGATCGTGACCCTTGCCGAGGGCGACCGTATCGACATCTTCGGCGGTCCGACCGCGTAA
- the rplD gene encoding 50S ribosomal protein L4, which produces MSTVDILSPAGDKAGSVELPAEIFDAKVSVPLIHQVVVAQLAAARQGTHKTKTRGEVRGGGKKPYRQKGTGRARQGSTRAPQFAGGGVVHGPVPRDYSQRTPKKMKAAALRGALTDRARHNRIHVVSGVVEGETPSTKAAKSLFGKISERKNLLLVVDRSDEAAWLSARNLPQVHILEPGQLNTYDVLVSDDVVFTQAAFESFVAGPKKANDTEGSEV; this is translated from the coding sequence ATGAGCACTGTTGACATCCTTTCGCCGGCGGGCGACAAGGCCGGTTCCGTCGAGCTCCCCGCGGAGATCTTCGACGCCAAGGTCAGCGTTCCGCTGATCCACCAGGTCGTCGTCGCACAGCTGGCCGCTGCCCGCCAGGGCACGCACAAGACCAAGACGCGTGGCGAGGTCCGTGGTGGCGGCAAGAAGCCGTACCGCCAGAAGGGCACCGGTCGCGCCCGTCAGGGTTCGACCCGCGCGCCGCAGTTCGCCGGTGGTGGCGTTGTGCACGGTCCCGTGCCGCGCGACTACTCGCAGCGCACCCCCAAGAAGATGAAGGCCGCCGCCCTGCGCGGTGCCCTCACCGACCGGGCGCGTCACAACCGCATCCACGTCGTCTCCGGCGTGGTCGAGGGCGAGACCCCCAGCACCAAGGCCGCCAAGAGCCTGTTCGGCAAGATCAGCGAGCGTAAGAACCTGCTGCTCGTCGTCGACCGCTCCGACGAGGCCGCGTGGCTGTCCGCCCGCAACCTGCCCCAGGTCCACATCCTGGAGCCGGGCCAGCTGAACACGTACGACGTTCTCGTCTCGGACGACGTGGTCTTCACCCAGGCCGCTTTCGAGTCCTTCGTCGCCGGCCCGAAGAAGGCCAACGACACTGAAGGGAGCGAGGTCTGA
- the rplC gene encoding 50S ribosomal protein L3, whose product MTKQIKGILGEKLGMTQVWDENNRVVPVTVVKAGPNVVTQVRTNDTDGYESVQIAFGEIDPRKVNKPLKGHFAKADVTPRRHLVEIRTSDASEYTLGQEITAEVFEAGTKVDVTGKSKGKGFAGVMKRHNFGGLGAGHGTQRKHRSPGSIGGCATPGRVFKGLRMAGRMGNERVTTQNLTVHAVDAEKGLLLIKGAVPGPNGGLVLVRTAAKGA is encoded by the coding sequence ATGACTAAGCAGATCAAGGGCATCCTGGGCGAGAAGCTCGGCATGACACAGGTGTGGGACGAGAACAACCGCGTTGTTCCGGTCACCGTTGTCAAGGCCGGCCCCAACGTCGTCACCCAGGTCCGTACGAACGACACTGACGGCTACGAGTCGGTCCAGATCGCCTTCGGCGAGATCGACCCGCGCAAGGTGAACAAGCCCCTCAAGGGCCACTTCGCCAAGGCCGACGTCACCCCGCGTCGTCACCTCGTCGAGATCCGCACGTCGGATGCCTCCGAGTACACGCTCGGCCAGGAGATCACCGCTGAGGTGTTCGAGGCCGGTACCAAGGTCGACGTCACCGGCAAGAGCAAGGGCAAGGGCTTCGCCGGTGTCATGAAGCGCCACAACTTCGGTGGCCTCGGCGCCGGTCACGGCACCCAGCGCAAGCACCGCTCCCCCGGTTCCATCGGTGGCTGTGCCACCCCGGGCCGTGTGTTCAAGGGCCTCCGCATGGCGGGTCGCATGGGCAACGAGCGGGTCACCACCCAGAACCTGACCGTCCACGCCGTTGACGCGGAGAAGGGTCTGCTGCTCATCAAGGGCGCGGTTCCCGGTCCGAACGGCGGCCTCGTCCTGGTCCGCACCGCGGCCAAGGGGGCCTGA
- the rpsJ gene encoding 30S ribosomal protein S10, which produces MAGQKIRIRLKAYDHEVIDSSAKKIVETVTRTGASVAGPVPLPTEKNVYCVIKSPHKYKDSREHFEMRTHKRLIDILDPTPKTVDSLMRLDLPAGVDIEIKL; this is translated from the coding sequence ATGGCGGGACAGAAGATCCGCATCCGGCTCAAGGCCTACGACCACGAGGTCATCGACTCCTCGGCGAAGAAGATCGTCGAGACGGTGACCCGCACTGGTGCGTCGGTCGCGGGCCCGGTGCCGCTGCCCACTGAGAAGAACGTGTACTGCGTCATCAAGTCGCCGCACAAGTACAAGGACTCGCGCGAGCACTTCGAGATGCGCACGCACAAGCGCCTGATCGACATCCTCGACCCGACCCCCAAGACCGTTGACTCTCTGATGCGACTCGACCTGCCGGCCGGTGTCGACATCGAGATCAAGCTCTGA
- a CDS encoding HIT family protein, with translation MPRYVEDRRMMDGMPGLDRRFGAGCPFCHIVRGVAPARVVREWADVLAIRPRGGGVTPGHVLVLPKTHVPDVAADPVVSALTMRHAAELAAEVGDCNVITSRGTAATQTVLHLHIHVVPRRPGDGIQLPWTAAPQTQTGAGAERGSGPGRPGHERRAGTARPASR, from the coding sequence ATGCCCCGGTACGTCGAGGACCGCCGCATGATGGACGGCATGCCCGGCCTCGACCGGCGCTTCGGGGCGGGCTGCCCGTTCTGCCACATCGTGCGGGGTGTCGCACCCGCGCGCGTGGTGCGCGAGTGGGCGGACGTGCTGGCGATCCGGCCTCGCGGCGGGGGTGTCACACCAGGGCATGTGCTCGTTCTCCCCAAGACTCATGTGCCGGACGTGGCGGCCGACCCGGTCGTCTCCGCCCTCACGATGCGGCATGCCGCCGAACTCGCCGCGGAGGTCGGCGACTGCAACGTGATCACTTCGCGGGGTACCGCCGCCACCCAGACGGTGCTGCATCTGCACATCCATGTGGTGCCACGGCGGCCGGGGGACGGGATCCAGCTGCCCTGGACGGCAGCCCCGCAGACCCAGACCGGGGCGGGGGCCGAGCGTGGCTCCGGCCCCGGTCGGCCCGGCCACGAGCGACGGGCTGGGACGGCACGCCCGGCCAGCCGGTGA
- a CDS encoding OmpA family protein — protein sequence MSAGQQTRAPHRRTPRAPATVRAVGVLAAVSTLVGLLTGCEADEPRAGCAWMETQAPAVEAGSTVILVDGSASVRGTKRPDYGQAVKAVLQERVEAGDTFSLGTFGGASGDINWAYRKRSANWKASAKNPANQGGHRDAAVGCLADDVTAAQRAVPADGGTDILAALAAGIGLFDKVKGPRRLLVLSDGLSTTGCADLRAAQFGSEQEIKAIASVCAAKGAYSELPDLHGIGVTFVALGHSAGGQPSANRAQRTWLGRLWTTLCVRGGGAAASCTSSDTPVDTASSATLGQTRAGAPPSASTASVPADPLVSYGNGHSRTYPLPGAALFDTLSARVRPSAVPALTDIADRARTTPGLDRVEVEGYVDPRGGSDNNQSLSQSRADAVGEVLVEHGVPQSRVKAYGRGVSPGCPQDVATDSMSRGQRLQCDRRVDIRIIRK from the coding sequence ATGAGCGCCGGACAGCAGACACGGGCGCCGCACCGCCGTACGCCTCGGGCGCCCGCCACTGTCCGTGCGGTCGGCGTCCTGGCCGCCGTCAGCACGCTGGTCGGGCTGCTCACCGGCTGTGAAGCGGACGAGCCGAGGGCCGGCTGCGCCTGGATGGAGACACAGGCGCCGGCCGTCGAAGCCGGCAGCACCGTGATCCTGGTGGACGGCTCGGCGTCCGTACGCGGTACCAAGCGCCCCGACTACGGCCAAGCGGTCAAAGCCGTGCTCCAAGAGAGGGTCGAGGCGGGCGACACCTTCTCCCTCGGCACCTTCGGCGGTGCTTCGGGAGACATCAACTGGGCCTACCGGAAGCGGTCGGCCAACTGGAAGGCAAGCGCGAAGAACCCCGCCAACCAGGGCGGCCACCGGGACGCCGCGGTCGGCTGTCTCGCCGACGACGTCACCGCCGCCCAGCGTGCGGTGCCCGCCGACGGCGGTACCGACATCCTCGCCGCCCTGGCGGCCGGCATCGGGCTGTTCGACAAGGTCAAGGGCCCACGGCGGCTGCTGGTCCTGAGCGACGGACTGTCCACCACCGGCTGCGCCGACCTGCGCGCGGCGCAGTTCGGCTCGGAGCAGGAGATCAAGGCCATCGCGTCGGTGTGCGCCGCCAAGGGCGCGTACTCGGAACTCCCCGACCTGCACGGAATCGGGGTCACGTTCGTGGCCCTCGGCCACTCGGCCGGCGGCCAGCCGTCCGCGAACCGCGCCCAACGCACGTGGCTCGGCCGGCTGTGGACGACCCTGTGCGTCCGCGGGGGCGGTGCCGCCGCGTCCTGCACCAGCAGCGACACGCCTGTCGACACGGCTTCCTCCGCCACGCTCGGACAGACTCGTGCGGGGGCACCTCCCTCGGCCTCCACCGCGTCCGTCCCGGCCGACCCGTTGGTGTCGTACGGCAACGGCCACTCCCGGACGTACCCGCTGCCGGGCGCCGCCCTGTTCGACACCTTGTCGGCGCGGGTGCGCCCCTCGGCCGTGCCCGCGCTCACCGACATCGCCGACCGGGCCCGCACCACACCGGGACTCGACCGCGTCGAGGTCGAGGGGTACGTCGATCCGCGAGGTGGATCCGACAACAACCAGTCGCTCTCCCAGAGCCGGGCGGACGCCGTGGGCGAGGTCCTCGTCGAGCATGGGGTGCCCCAGTCCCGGGTGAAGGCGTACGGCCGGGGCGTGTCACCGGGCTGCCCCCAGGACGTGGCCACCGACAGCATGTCCCGCGGGCAGCGGCTGCAGTGCGACCGCCGCGTGGACATTCGCATCATCCGGAAGTGA